The following are encoded together in the Rana temporaria chromosome 12, aRanTem1.1, whole genome shotgun sequence genome:
- the LOC120918458 gene encoding gastrin/cholecystokinin-like peptide, with protein sequence MDKKVCVSILLAMLAIAALCRPMTELESARHGAQRKNSISEVSRRDLLASLTHEQKQLIMSQLLPQLLSELSNAEDHLHPMRDRDYAGWMDFGRRSSEVTES encoded by the exons ATGGACAAGAAGGTTTGTGTTAGTATTCTGCTAGCCATGCTTGCCATAGCAGCCTTGTGCAGGCCAATGACAGAGCTAGAATCAGCAAGACACGGAGCTCAAAGGAAGAACTCCATTTCTGAAGTCAGTAGACGGGACCTCCTAGCATCCCTGACCCATGAACAGAAGCAGCTGATCATGTCACAGCTTCTCCCCCAGCTACTCTCAG AACTCTCCAACGCTGAGGACCATCTTCACCCCATGCGTGACCGGGACTATGCCGGATGGATGGACTTTGGCCGCAGAAGTTCAGAAGTCACAGAATCTTAA